In Corynebacterium aquilae DSM 44791, the genomic stretch CAACGCTGGATACTGTTTCCGGCTTTATTTGGGGCCCGTACCTGTTGATCCCCCTCCTCGTGGGGGCGGGCCTGTACCTCACGATCCGTCTCGGCGGCATCCAGTTCCGCGCCCTTGGTCGCGGTTTGCGACACGGCCTCATCGACGGGAGTGATTCCGGCGCGGGCGATATCTCCAACTACCAGGCGCTGACTACCGCCCTGGCCGCCACGGTGGGTGTGGGCAATATCGTCGGCGTGGCCTCCGCACTGTCGATTGGTGGCCCGGGTGCCCTGTTCTGGATGTGGATGACCGGCCTCGTCGGCATGGCCACCAAGTATGTCGAGTGCTACCTGGGTGTCCGCTTCCGCGTCACTGACGCCGCCGGCGAGCAATCCGGCGGCCCCCAGTACTACCTCAAGCGCGGCATCAAGGGTGGCCTCGGCAAGGTGCTGGGCGTCGCCTTCGCAGTCTTCGCCGTAATTGCGGCTTTCGGTATCGGCAACATGACCCAGGCTAATGCCGTCGCAGAAGGGTTGAGCAACTCCTTCAACATCGATCCGGCGATCACCGGCATCATCCTGTTCATCCTCGTTGGCACCGTGCTGCTGGGTGGCATCCAGGCCATCGGTAAAGTGACCGCCGCCTTCGTGCCACTAATGATCGTCGTCTACATCGTGGGCGCCATCATCGTGCTCATCCGCAACGCCGCGGATATTCCGGGCGCCATCGAGCT encodes the following:
- a CDS encoding alanine/glycine:cation symporter family protein, with the translated sequence MATLQSTLDTVSGFIWGPYLLIPLLVGAGLYLTIRLGGIQFRALGRGLRHGLIDGSDSGAGDISNYQALTTALAATVGVGNIVGVASALSIGGPGALFWMWMTGLVGMATKYVECYLGVRFRVTDAAGEQSGGPQYYLKRGIKGGLGKVLGVAFAVFAVIAAFGIGNMTQANAVAEGLSNSFNIDPAITGIILFILVGTVLLGGIQAIGKVTAAFVPLMIVVYIVGAIIVLIRNAADIPGAIELIFTDAFTGTSAVGGFIGSGIALAIQMGVARGLFSNESGLGSAPIAAAAAQTTHPVRQGLVSMTQTFIDTIVVVSFTGLAIVTTNSWDLGRENAGIITATAFSKGLPGSWGDTVVSLSVIFFAFSTMLGWSYYGERCLESLVGRKGTKPYRMAFTLVVLVGATTPLTIVWTIADIMNGLMALPNLIGLLILSGLVARETRAYLKFDPQLRKSPEEVAAFIESQNMNWK